A genomic stretch from Candidatus Omnitrophota bacterium includes:
- a CDS encoding radical SAM protein, whose translation MKSGSRWVKFRDRLKNSGLKDTLRTAMLELRPGRFFGDYLDVLGVLDGLHAYKGPEFAQIDLTNDCNNNCIGCWCNSPLLGDKRIRSGDKRRTLSLKSVLKLLDELSAMATRHIYYAGGGEPFMHPDIMEILRYTKRKGFVCYVNTNFTLLDEEKIRKIVDLKVDHLTVSVWAATPEAYCFTHPNKEGADFLRIKEMLSLLNRIKRGYPVVKLYNVIFNMNYHELSAMVDLAADTNSEAVEFTVIDTIPGRTDKLLLNPQERSALLEECRKIEQRSANAHLRPRPQIMNLRQFARRIENAASSSAEYDSDVIGSMPCYAGWAFTRILADGSVNSCLKSHRFPVGNIRQESFKKIWNDRRQRYFRRKAYHLDRSDPFFKIIGNDPDSAMGCYKSCDNLGHNMEMHGKMSALSARQRRWLERAAGIMKSGRRYYYGMAGGK comes from the coding sequence ATGAAGAGCGGCTCACGCTGGGTGAAGTTCAGGGATAGGCTGAAAAACAGCGGCCTGAAGGATACGCTGAGGACGGCTATGCTGGAATTGAGGCCCGGGCGTTTTTTCGGGGATTATCTTGATGTGCTGGGGGTGCTGGACGGGCTGCACGCTTATAAAGGCCCGGAGTTCGCCCAGATAGACCTTACCAACGACTGTAATAATAATTGTATCGGCTGCTGGTGCAATTCGCCGCTTCTCGGAGACAAAAGGATAAGGTCCGGTGATAAAAGGCGGACACTGTCCCTTAAAAGCGTGCTGAAACTTCTTGATGAGTTGTCCGCCATGGCCACGCGCCATATTTATTATGCCGGCGGCGGCGAACCGTTCATGCACCCCGATATTATGGAGATACTCAGATACACAAAGCGGAAAGGGTTTGTCTGTTACGTAAATACCAATTTTACCCTGCTTGACGAAGAGAAGATAAGGAAGATCGTAGATTTGAAGGTTGATCATCTGACCGTGAGTGTCTGGGCGGCAACGCCTGAGGCCTACTGCTTCACGCACCCCAACAAGGAGGGGGCGGATTTTCTGAGGATAAAGGAGATGCTTTCGCTGCTTAACCGGATCAAGCGCGGATACCCGGTAGTCAAACTATACAATGTGATCTTCAATATGAATTACCATGAGCTTTCCGCCATGGTGGATCTTGCCGCGGACACGAATTCAGAGGCGGTTGAATTCACGGTCATCGATACCATCCCCGGCAGGACGGATAAGTTGTTGTTGAACCCCCAAGAGCGCAGCGCGTTGTTGGAGGAATGCAGGAAGATTGAACAGCGCAGCGCGAACGCGCATCTTCGGCCGCGGCCGCAGATAATGAATTTGCGGCAGTTCGCGCGCCGGATCGAAAACGCGGCCTCCTCAAGCGCCGAATATGATTCAGATGTGATCGGCAGCATGCCTTGCTACGCCGGATGGGCGTTCACGAGGATACTGGCCGACGGCAGCGTGAATTCCTGCCTGAAATCCCACCGTTTCCCCGTGGGCAATATCCGCCAGGAGAGCTTCAAGAAGATATGGAACGACAGGCGCCAGAGGTATTTCAGAAGGAAGGCCTACCATCTGGATAGATCGGACCCCTTTTTCAAGATCATAGGCAACGACCCTGATTCGGCAATGGGCTGCTATAAAAGCTGCGATAATCTCGGACATAACATGGAGATGCACGGCAAGATGTCCGCTTTGAGCGCCCGCCAAAGAAGATGGCTTGAACGCGCGGCAGGGATCATGAAGTCAGGGCGCAGATATTACTACGGAATGGCCGGAGGTAAATAA